From Juglans regia cultivar Chandler chromosome 6, Walnut 2.0, whole genome shotgun sequence, the proteins below share one genomic window:
- the LOC109020507 gene encoding glutaredoxin-C6-like: MQGLRSCSNDIFSLDLSITSATPSASSLSIDVAESAEDRIRRLISEHPVIIFSRSSCCMCHVMKRLLVNIGVHPTVIELDDDEIAALPPPPHDTEADSDSPRTPPAPSVFIGGTCVGGLESLVALHLSGHLAPKLREVGVLWE, from the coding sequence ATGCAAGGCCTCCGAAGTTGCTCCAACGACATCTTCAGTCTCGACCTTTCCATTACTTCAGCCACGCCCTCCGCCTCTTCCCTATCCATCGACGTCGCCGAGTCCGCCGAGGATCGAATCCGCCGCCTCATATCCGAGCACCCTGTCATCATCTTCAGCCGGTCTTCCTGCTGCATGTGTCATGTCATGAAGAGGCTCCTCGTCAATATCGGCGTCCACCCCACCGTCATCGAATTGGATGACGACGAGATCGCCGCCCTCCCTCCCCCACCCCATGATACCGAAGCCGACTCCGACTCCCCCCGTACTCCTCCGGCTCCCTCCGTCTTCATTGGTGGCACCTGCGTCGGCGGCTTGGAGTCCCTCGTAGCCCTCCACCTCAGTGGCCACCTCGCTCCCAAGCTCCGCGAAGTCGGTGTTCTCTGGGAATAA